Part of the Bacillus sp. (in: firmicutes) genome is shown below.
AGTAAAACTTTCGTTTACTATACTTACTGTTGGAGGTGCCACCAATGTCATTAACACCGTTAGATATTCATAATAAAGAGTTTAGCCGCGGATTTCGTGGGTATGATGAAGATGAGGTTAATGAATTTTTAGATCAGGTTATCAAAGATTATGAACTGATTATTCGCGAGAAAAAAGAGCTTGAAGAAAAAGTGAAAAATGTAACGGAGAGATTAACTCATTTTTCTAATATTGAAGAAACGTTAAATAAATCGATTATCGTAGCGCAGGAGGCTGCCGAGGAAGTAAAAAGAAATGCGCAAACAGAAGCGAAGCTTATTGTAAAAGAAGCTGAAAAAAACGCTGACCGAATTATAAATGAAGCCTTAACGAAGTCACGAAAAATTGCAATTGAAATTGATGAACTTAAAAAGCAGTCAAAAGTATTCCGCAATCGTTTCCGTATGTTAATTAAAGCCCAGCTGGAAATGATTGAAAGTGATGATTGGGAGCATCTGATGCAGTATAAAGATATTGATGAAGAGCCAGAAGAAATAGTGGAAGCTTAAATCGTTGCGAACTTGACGAAAGCCTCGTGTTTGCATATAATCTTTTAACATAATGGTTAAATGTTTATAAAGTAGTAAACAATGATAGGGACAGTAATCTTACGTTTTCTTCTTAGTAAGCGAGCCGGGGATGGTGGAAGCCTGGTGGAAGAAGTAATGATGAAAATCACCCTTGAGTTCCTAAACTGAAATTGCTTGATGAAAGTAGGTGGCGGCGCTTCATTCACGTTACGAATGATTAAGTGGGCTTACATATTTAGTAGGATTTTTTTCTACTTTTGAGCTAATTTTGGGTGGTACCGCGGGAATACCTTCTCGTCCCTATTTTGGGATGAGGAGGTTTTTTATTTTATAAAGGAGGAAGAAATAATGGAATATAAAGATACGTTATTAATGCCAAAAACAGATTTTCCAATGAGAGGGAATTTACCGAAGCGTGAGCCGGAAATCCAAGCAAAATGGAATGAACAAAATATTTACAAGCTTGTCCAAACAAGAACAGAAGGCCGCCCTTTATTCGTGCTTCATGATGGACCGCCATATGCAAATGGAGATATTCATATGGGCCATGCCCTTAATAAAATCATTAAGGATTTCATCGTTCGTTTTAAATCGATGAGCGGCTACCATGCTCCATATGTACCAGGTTGGGACACACATGGCTTGCCAATTGAAACGGCCTTGACGAAAAACAAAAAAGTTGACCGAAAAAAGATGAGCGTCGCGGAATTTCGAAAGCTTTGTGAGGAGTATGCTTATGAGCAAGTTGACCGTCAGCGTGAGCAATTTAAAAGATTAGGTGTGCGCGGTGACTGGGAAAATCCTTATATTACTTTAACGAACGATTATGAAGCCCAACAAATTAAGGTTTTCGGTGAAATGGCGAAGAAGGGCTATATTTATAAAGGTTTAAAGCCGGTTTATTGGTCACCATCATCTGAATCTGCTTTAGCGGAAGCGGAAATTGAATACCAAGATAAGCGCTCCGCCTCTATTTATGTTGCTTTTCCAGTTAAAGATGGCAAAGATGTCCTTTCCGGCGATGAAAAAATTGTCATTTGGACTACAACACCTTGGACAATCCCTGCTAACTTAGGTATTTGTGTACATCCTGAGTTAGAATATAGCGTTATTGAAGTGGATGATGCAAAATATGTCATTGCCTCAGCATTACTTGAGGAAGTAACAAAAACAATTGAATGGGAAAATGTGAAAGTTATTAAAACTTTAAAGGGTGCAGAACTAGAACATGTTGTTGCTCGTCATCCGTTCTATGAGCGCGATTCATTGGTAATGCTCGGTGAGCATGTTACAACTGAAGCCGGTACTGGTTGCGTTCACACTGCACCAGGACACGGGGAAGATGACTTCCTTGTTGCAAAAAAATATGGGCTAGATGTTTTAAATCCGGTTGATGATAAAGGCTATTTTACGACTCAAGCGCCTGGGTTTGAAGGATTATTCTATGATGACGCCAATAAAGTTATCTCTGAAAAATTGCAAGAAGTTGGCGCGTTATTAAAGCTTACTTTTATTACGCACTCTTATCCGCATGACTGGAGAACGAAAAAGCCGGTTATTTTC
Proteins encoded:
- a CDS encoding DivIVA domain-containing protein encodes the protein MSLTPLDIHNKEFSRGFRGYDEDEVNEFLDQVIKDYELIIREKKELEEKVKNVTERLTHFSNIEETLNKSIIVAQEAAEEVKRNAQTEAKLIVKEAEKNADRIINEALTKSRKIAIEIDELKKQSKVFRNRFRMLIKAQLEMIESDDWEHLMQYKDIDEEPEEIVEA